From Lycium ferocissimum isolate CSIRO_LF1 chromosome 12, AGI_CSIRO_Lferr_CH_V1, whole genome shotgun sequence, one genomic window encodes:
- the LOC132039076 gene encoding uncharacterized protein LOC132039076: MPTGKLAKWQMPLSELDIVYVSQKEVKGQALADLLAKNPVDEEYEPLRTYFLNEEILFVGEDIIESYPGWRLSFDGVVNFKGSEIGAVLVSHSAQYYPVAAKLRFKHTNNIAEYEACILGLKLALDMNIQELLVIGDSDLLIHQVQGKWATKNAKILPYLHLIQRLCKNFRKIEFKHTPRVQNEFANAFATISSMIQHPERSYIDPLEISLKEQHAYCSHMEAEPNRMPWYADVKNYLEIRKYPKYATSNQKKTIQRMAKTFFLNREILYRRTSNLGLLRRVDAGEATRLLDEVHAGVCGPHMNGFTLARKIVRAGYFWMTMESECSQFVQKCHQCQIHGDLIRVPPRELNVMSSPWPFAAWGMDVIGLIEPAASNRHRFILVAIDYFTKWVEVASYKSVTKKVVATLFATTYYVNLGFQNPS; the protein is encoded by the coding sequence ATGCCAACAGGGAAGCTGGCTAAATGGCAGATGCCGTTAAGTGAGCTTGATATTGTGTACGTGAGCCAGAAAGAAGTCAAAGGGCAAGCCTTGGCCGATCTTCTTGCGAAAAACCCCGTCGATGAAGAGTATGAGCCGCTAAGAACATATTTCCTCAATGAAGAAATATTGTTCGTAGGGGAAGACATTATAGAATCATACCCAGGTTGGAGGTTATCCTTCGATGGAGTGGTAAACTTCAAAGGATCTGAAATTGGAGCTGTGTTGGTGTCACACTCTGCACAGTACTACCCGGTGGCAGCAAAGCTAAGATTCAAGCACACCAATAACATTGCAGAATATGAAGCGTGCATCCTTGGTCTCAAATTGGCCCTCGATATGAACATTCAGGAACTTTTGGTGATTGGTGACTCAGATTTGCTGATTCATCAGGTCCAAGGGAAATGGGCCACGAAGAATGCCAAAATTCTGCCATATTTACATCTCATACAAAGGTTATGCAAAAATTTCAGAAAGATTGAGTTTAAACACACCCCAAGGGTACAAAATGAGTTCGCTAACGCCTTCGCCACCATATCCTCCATGATACAACACCCAGAAAGAAGTTATATCGATCCGCTTGAGATAAGTTTGAAGGAGCAACATGCTTATTGTTCGCATATGGAGGCAGAACCAAATAGGATGCCATGGTACGCTGATGTTAAGAACTACTTAGAAATCAGAAAATATCCAAAATATGCGACGAGCAACCAAAAGAAAACAATCCAAAGAATGGCCAAAACTTTCTTCTTAAACAGGGAAATACTTTATAGAAGAACCTCTAACTTAGGGTTACTGAGACGCGTGGATGCCGGAGAAGCCACAAGATTGCTTGACGAAGTACATGCTGGAGTGTGCGGACCGCACATGAATGGATTCACTCTAGCAAGAAAGATCGTACGGGCAGGATACTTctggatgaccatggaaagTGAATGTAGTCAGTTTGTGCAAAAATGTCACCAGTGCCAAATACATGGAGATTTGATTCGAGTCCCACCAAGAGAGCTCAACGTGATGAGTTCTCCTTGGCCATTCGCAGCATGGGGCATGGATGTTATTGGTCTCATCGAGCCAGCTGCCTCAAATAGGCATAGATTCATTTTGGTTGCCATCGACTATTTtaccaagtgggtagaagtTGCCTCATACAAATCTGTGACGAAGAAGGTAGTGGCAACTTTGTTCGCAACAACATATTATGTCAATTTGGGGTTCCAGAATCCATCATAA